The following are encoded in a window of Alphaproteobacteria bacterium genomic DNA:
- a CDS encoding TIGR02300 family protein: protein MVKPEWGTKRTCPKCATRFYDLGKDDPVHCVNCGVAWQPEPVLKSKQPMPFEQAKPEAEVEKEDADLAAEELEIDVDEEAEENPDDEVDLGGDDDIGVPGAGGDEEEV from the coding sequence ATGGTGAAACCGGAATGGGGCACCAAGCGGACCTGCCCCAAATGCGCCACCCGCTTCTACGATCTCGGTAAGGACGATCCGGTCCACTGCGTCAATTGCGGGGTCGCCTGGCAGCCCGAGCCGGTGCTGAAATCCAAGCAGCCGATGCCGTTCGAGCAGGCCAAGCCCGAGGCCGAGGTCGAGAAGGAAGACGCGGATCTCGCCGCCGAGGAGCTGGAGATCGACGTCGACGAGGAAGCCGAAGAAAATCCCGACGACGAGGTCGATCTGGGCGGCGACGACGATATCGGCGTTCCGGGCGCCGGCGGGGACGAAGAAGAGGTCTAA
- the aroA gene encoding 3-phosphoshikimate 1-carboxyvinyltransferase, whose amino-acid sequence MMSFAPRGPLRGTARVPGDKSISHRALILAALAVGRSRIEGLSDGEDVAATIAALRAMGAWIGQGADRIWTVDGVGVGGLLQPEAPFALGNSGTSARLLMGLVAGHGIRAAFTGDASLSRRPMARAADPLRRIGARISGNRLPFTIEGACPALPVRHRLEIPSAQVKSALLLAGLNTPGITEVTESAPTRDHLERLLRLFGAEIEVDGPRIALRGQAELLPRHLTIAGDASAAAFLAVAALVVPGSEIRIEGVCVNPGRTGLYEVLAEMGGDIAFENRREVSGEPVADLVVRHSALTGVDVPAEIAPRMIDEFPILFVAAAFAGGRTRAHGLAELRLKESDRIASMAAGLAAIGVPVEEAGDSLTVEGSGGEPLAGGAVIDPRLDHRVAMAFAVAGLHARLPLGIADMEPVATSFPGFAAALDTLADA is encoded by the coding sequence ATGATGTCGTTCGCGCCGCGCGGGCCCTTGCGAGGCACGGCCCGGGTCCCCGGCGACAAGAGCATCTCCCACCGCGCCCTGATCCTCGCCGCGCTCGCCGTCGGGCGGAGCCGGATCGAAGGGCTGAGCGACGGCGAAGACGTGGCGGCGACGATCGCCGCTCTGCGGGCGATGGGCGCGTGGATCGGGCAAGGGGCCGACCGCATCTGGACGGTGGACGGAGTCGGCGTCGGCGGCCTGCTCCAGCCGGAAGCGCCGTTCGCGCTCGGCAATTCGGGGACGTCGGCGCGGCTGCTGATGGGCCTCGTCGCGGGCCACGGAATTCGCGCGGCCTTCACGGGCGACGCCTCGCTGAGCCGGCGGCCGATGGCCCGCGCCGCCGACCCGCTGCGCCGCATCGGAGCGCGTATTTCCGGCAACCGGCTGCCGTTCACGATCGAAGGTGCCTGTCCTGCGCTTCCCGTCCGCCACCGGCTCGAAATCCCCTCGGCGCAGGTTAAATCCGCGCTGCTGCTCGCCGGACTGAACACGCCGGGGATCACCGAGGTGACCGAGAGCGCGCCGACCCGCGACCATCTGGAGCGGCTGCTGCGCCTTTTCGGCGCCGAAATCGAGGTCGACGGGCCGCGGATCGCCTTGCGGGGCCAAGCGGAGCTTCTCCCTCGACATCTGACGATAGCCGGCGACGCCTCGGCCGCCGCCTTCCTTGCCGTGGCCGCGCTCGTCGTGCCGGGCTCCGAGATTCGCATCGAAGGAGTCTGCGTTAATCCGGGGCGTACCGGACTTTACGAGGTGCTGGCCGAAATGGGCGGCGACATCGCCTTCGAGAACCGGCGCGAGGTTTCGGGCGAACCGGTCGCCGACCTCGTCGTGCGCCACAGCGCCCTGACCGGGGTGGACGTGCCGGCGGAGATCGCGCCGCGGATGATCGACGAATTTCCGATCCTGTTCGTCGCCGCCGCTTTCGCCGGCGGGCGCACCAGAGCGCACGGCCTCGCGGAGCTCAGGCTGAAGGAATCGGACCGGATCGCTTCGATGGCGGCGGGGCTGGCGGCGATCGGCGTGCCAGTGGAGGAGGCGGGCGACAGCCTGACCGTCGAGGGCAGCGGCGGCGAGCCGCTCGCCGGCGGCGCCGTGATCGACCCGCGGCTGGACCACCGGGTCGCGATGGCCTTCGCGGTGGCTGGCCTTCACGCGCGCTTGCCCCTAGGGATCGCCGACATGGAACCGGTCGCGACCTCCTTTCCGGGCTTTGCCGCCGCGCTCGACACACTGGCGGACGCATGA
- a CDS encoding (d)CMP kinase — MIIAVDGPAASGKGTIARALAARFGLPHLDTGLLYRAAALNLLEMGGDPESEFQAARACDISQIDFADPELKSETVGGIASRISAYPLVREALLERQRRFAANPDGAVLDGRDIGTVIAPEADAKLFVTASPEVRAERRFAELTARGLEVHLPDVLADIHARDTRDSGRAAAPLVMAPGADLLDTSAMTPDEAIAAAIALVEARRG; from the coding sequence ATGATCATCGCCGTCGACGGACCTGCCGCTTCGGGCAAGGGCACGATCGCCCGAGCGCTCGCCGCCCGTTTCGGGCTGCCGCATCTCGACACCGGCCTGCTCTACCGCGCCGCCGCGCTCAACCTGCTGGAGATGGGCGGCGATCCCGAAAGCGAGTTCCAGGCCGCGCGTGCCTGCGACATCAGCCAGATCGATTTCGCCGACCCGGAGCTCAAGAGCGAGACGGTCGGCGGAATCGCCTCGCGAATCTCCGCCTATCCGCTGGTCCGCGAGGCGCTGCTCGAGCGCCAGCGCCGCTTCGCCGCCAACCCGGACGGCGCGGTGCTCGACGGACGCGACATCGGCACGGTGATCGCGCCGGAGGCCGACGCCAAATTGTTCGTCACTGCCAGCCCGGAGGTGCGTGCGGAGCGCCGCTTCGCGGAGCTGACGGCGCGCGGGCTGGAGGTCCATCTCCCCGACGTGCTCGCCGACATCCACGCCCGCGACACGCGCGACAGCGGCCGTGCCGCGGCCCCGCTGGTGATGGCGCCGGGGGCCGATCTGCTCGACACCAGCGCGATGACTCCGGACGAGGCGATCGCCGCGGCGATCGCGCTCGTCGAGGCGCGGCGGGGCTAG
- a CDS encoding YbaB/EbfC family nucleoid-associated protein, with product MQNLDELMKMAQEAQTKLMQAQEDLDKVEVEGASGGGLVRVRASAKGRIIAVTIDESLLQPSEKQMVEDLVAAAINDARAKADVAATEAMRGATGGLQLPPGFKMPF from the coding sequence ATGCAGAATCTCGATGAACTGATGAAGATGGCCCAAGAGGCCCAGACCAAGCTGATGCAGGCGCAGGAGGATCTCGACAAGGTCGAGGTCGAGGGGGCGTCGGGCGGCGGGCTGGTCAGGGTTCGCGCCTCGGCCAAGGGCCGGATCATCGCCGTCACGATCGACGAGAGCCTGCTCCAGCCTTCCGAAAAGCAGATGGTCGAGGACCTCGTCGCCGCGGCGATCAACGACGCCCGCGCCAAGGCCGACGTCGCCGCCACGGAAGCGATGCGCGGGGCGACGGGCGGCTTGCAGCTCCCGCCCGGGTTCAAGATGCCGTTCTAA
- a CDS encoding DNA polymerase III subunit gamma/tau — protein MSDSPQPYRVLARKYRPQSFAELIGQEAMVRTLANAIARDRLAHAFLLTGVRGVGKTSTARLIAKALNCVGPDGKGGPTIEPCGICEPCRAIAEGRHIDVIEMDAASNTGVDDVREIIDAVRYSAVTARYKVYIVDEVHMLSKNAFNALLKTLEEPPAHVKFLFATTEVNKVPITVLSRCQRFDLRRIPAELLARHFGEVAQKEGVEVEPEALALIARAAEGSARDGLSILDQAIAHGAGSVGAAQVRTMLGLADRGANRALLGLILGGDAPGAMAALRDQYDLGVEPSAVLRGLLESVHGITRAKVGGGEDPAWSAEEREAYADWAAKLGHGAIHRLWQLLLKGLGEVHSAPMPLEAAEMAVLRAIYASELPDPGAVLSRQSGGEGAAPSGTPAPRADEQGALLKAPESFPELVRAIERGGKAHLAQQLHDYVGLVRYAPPELVIRPAKPLAGDFLRDLGAALKALTGTQWQVGASDGEAEPSLLDQEKGEAERLRRDVLETPIIKAAFEAFPDAELAGFKIEEQRSA, from the coding sequence ATGAGTGATTCCCCCCAGCCCTACCGGGTCCTCGCCCGCAAATACCGGCCGCAAAGCTTCGCCGAGCTGATCGGCCAGGAGGCGATGGTGCGAACGCTCGCCAACGCGATCGCGCGCGACCGGCTCGCCCACGCCTTCCTGCTCACCGGCGTTCGCGGGGTCGGCAAGACCTCGACCGCGCGCCTCATCGCCAAGGCGCTGAACTGCGTCGGGCCGGACGGCAAAGGCGGGCCGACGATCGAGCCCTGCGGAATTTGCGAGCCCTGCCGGGCGATCGCCGAGGGCCGCCATATCGACGTTATCGAGATGGACGCGGCCTCCAACACCGGCGTCGACGACGTTCGCGAGATCATCGATGCGGTGCGCTATTCGGCGGTCACGGCGCGCTACAAGGTCTATATCGTGGACGAGGTCCACATGCTCTCGAAGAATGCGTTCAACGCGCTTTTGAAGACGCTCGAGGAGCCGCCGGCGCACGTGAAGTTCCTGTTCGCGACGACCGAGGTCAACAAGGTCCCGATCACCGTCCTCTCGCGCTGCCAGCGCTTCGATCTGCGCCGGATCCCCGCGGAGCTGCTCGCCCGCCATTTCGGCGAGGTGGCGCAAAAAGAGGGCGTCGAGGTCGAGCCCGAGGCGCTGGCGCTGATCGCCAGGGCCGCCGAAGGGTCGGCCCGCGACGGCCTTTCGATCCTCGACCAGGCGATCGCCCACGGCGCCGGCAGCGTCGGCGCGGCCCAGGTCCGGACGATGCTCGGCCTCGCCGACCGCGGCGCCAACCGCGCGCTTCTCGGCCTGATCCTCGGCGGCGACGCGCCCGGCGCGATGGCTGCGCTGAGGGACCAGTACGATCTCGGAGTCGAGCCTTCGGCGGTGCTCCGCGGCCTTCTGGAATCGGTCCACGGAATCACCCGCGCCAAGGTCGGCGGCGGCGAGGATCCGGCCTGGTCGGCCGAGGAGCGCGAAGCCTATGCCGATTGGGCGGCGAAGCTCGGCCACGGCGCGATCCACCGCCTCTGGCAGCTCCTGCTCAAGGGGCTGGGCGAAGTCCACAGCGCGCCGATGCCGCTCGAAGCGGCGGAGATGGCGGTGCTGCGCGCGATCTATGCCTCGGAGCTTCCCGATCCGGGCGCGGTGCTTTCCCGCCAAAGCGGCGGGGAGGGGGCCGCGCCGTCCGGCACTCCGGCGCCCAGGGCCGACGAGCAGGGCGCGCTGCTCAAGGCCCCCGAAAGCTTCCCTGAGCTGGTTCGGGCGATCGAGCGCGGCGGCAAGGCGCATCTCGCCCAGCAGCTGCACGATTATGTCGGCCTCGTCCGCTACGCCCCTCCCGAGCTCGTCATCCGCCCCGCAAAGCCGCTGGCCGGCGACTTCCTTCGCGATCTGGGGGCGGCGCTCAAGGCGCTGACCGGAACCCAGTGGCAAGTCGGCGCGTCGGACGGGGAGGCCGAGCCGAGCCTGCTCGACCAGGAAAAGGGCGAGGCCGAGCGGCTGCGCCGGGACGTGCTCGAAACGCCGATCATCAAGGCCGCGTTCGAGGCCTTTCCGGATGCCGAGCTGGCCGGATTCAAGATTGAGGAACAACGGAGCGCGTGA
- a CDS encoding type II toxin-antitoxin system RelE/ParE family toxin: MGACPGAGEIARRLIVRRRAEEDLAGIFLYTIENWGLEQAVKYRDLIFAAIEGLRISPKRGVPVPEAPRLRSRKAGSHRIYYVFDQHELQIIRVLHERMDAPRHFRGLA, from the coding sequence CTGGGAGCGTGCCCGGGAGCAGGCGAAATCGCGCGCCGCCTGATTGTACGCCGGCGGGCGGAAGAGGACCTTGCCGGTATCTTCCTCTACACCATCGAAAACTGGGGCCTCGAGCAGGCCGTCAAATATCGCGACCTCATCTTTGCCGCGATTGAGGGGTTGAGGATCAGTCCGAAACGAGGTGTTCCCGTCCCAGAGGCGCCGCGGCTCCGCTCCCGCAAGGCGGGCAGCCACCGCATCTATTATGTTTTCGATCAGCACGAGCTGCAGATCATCCGCGTTCTTCACGAGCGGATGGATGCGCCGCGGCATTTCCGGGGCCTTGCTTGA
- a CDS encoding type II toxin-antitoxin system ParD family antitoxin, giving the protein MATMNISLPDEMRAYVEAQVATGYFANASDFMRYLIRVDREDGRGRLRELLAEGERGGVSDLTLDEIWERAREQAKSRAA; this is encoded by the coding sequence ATGGCCACGATGAACATCTCGCTCCCGGACGAAATGCGGGCTTATGTCGAAGCGCAGGTCGCGACAGGCTATTTCGCCAATGCCAGCGATTTTATGCGCTACCTCATCCGCGTCGATCGCGAGGACGGCCGCGGCCGCCTGCGCGAGCTGCTGGCCGAAGGCGAGCGTGGCGGCGTGAGCGATCTGACCCTGGACGAAATCTGGGAGCGTGCCCGGGAGCAGGCGAAATCGCGCGCCGCCTGA
- a CDS encoding 2Fe-2S iron-sulfur cluster binding domain-containing protein, which translates to MVSVRFVSADGNEIQEVLAPPGARLLDIAQNAGQPLEGTCEGQMACSTCHVIVAAEDFAKLPPAGEEEEDMLDLAAHVTRRSRLACQIWLTEALDALTVHIPGGFHNMQGR; encoded by the coding sequence ATGGTCAGCGTCCGCTTCGTCTCGGCCGACGGCAACGAGATCCAGGAGGTACTCGCGCCGCCAGGCGCGCGCCTGCTCGACATCGCCCAGAATGCCGGCCAGCCGCTCGAAGGCACGTGCGAGGGGCAGATGGCCTGCTCGACCTGCCACGTGATCGTCGCCGCCGAGGATTTCGCCAAGCTCCCGCCCGCCGGCGAGGAGGAGGAGGACATGCTCGATCTCGCCGCCCACGTCACCCGCCGCTCGCGCCTCGCCTGCCAGATCTGGCTGACGGAAGCGCTGGACGCGCTCACCGTCCACATCCCGGGCGGCTTCCACAACATGCAGGGGCGTTGA
- a CDS encoding cysteine desulfurase → MRPWLEEKFANPHSPHKLGREAAAAVEVAREQVVEALTNPSVRVERSRDTHSSEAEKQSLGSARRGPSTEFTQSDAAGGVEGLGTNGSLHFTSGATEAANWALKSSGAKRIVTLATEHACVLDSAEWLAGQGIEIEILPVGRDGLVDLNLVEERITPGTGLVAAMLVNNEIGVIQPVAEIARIAHSAGALFFCDAVQGFGRVPLPIEACDMVALSSHKIHGPKGIGALWVGDGVALEPFMHGGGQEGGVRSGTLSPALCAGFGAAAALLGEDDVQLLWTIAREMLSDWTLNGSETRRYHGNLNLRRDGIDAARLISEVRGVAFSAGSACASGSGRPSQVLAALGLTEREARSSIRLGFGRYTSEEELRSALALINEAADRQPGFAA, encoded by the coding sequence ATGCGCCCCTGGCTCGAAGAGAAATTCGCCAACCCGCACAGCCCGCACAAATTGGGGCGTGAGGCGGCTGCTGCGGTGGAGGTGGCGCGGGAGCAGGTCGTAGAGGCGCTGACCAATCCATCCGTTCGTGTCGAGCGAAGTCGAGACACCCATTCGAGCGAAGCCGAGAAACAGAGCCTCGGCTCCGCTCGGCGGGGTCCCTCGACGGAGTTTACCCAGAGCGACGCCGCAGGCGGCGTCGAAGGGCTCGGGACGAACGGGTCTTTGCACTTCACCTCCGGCGCCACCGAAGCGGCGAACTGGGCGCTCAAGAGCAGCGGCGCGAAACGCATCGTTACCCTCGCCACCGAACATGCCTGCGTGCTCGACAGCGCCGAATGGCTGGCCGGGCAGGGCATTGAAATCGAGATCCTCCCGGTCGGCCGCGACGGCCTCGTCGACCTCAACCTGGTCGAAGAGCGCATCACCCCCGGCACCGGCCTGGTCGCCGCGATGCTCGTCAACAACGAGATCGGCGTGATCCAGCCGGTCGCGGAGATCGCCCGAATCGCCCATTCGGCCGGCGCTCTGTTCTTCTGCGACGCCGTCCAGGGCTTCGGCCGAGTCCCGCTCCCGATCGAGGCCTGCGACATGGTCGCCTTGTCGTCCCACAAGATCCACGGCCCCAAGGGGATCGGCGCGCTCTGGGTCGGCGACGGCGTGGCGCTCGAGCCGTTCATGCACGGCGGCGGGCAGGAGGGCGGCGTCCGCTCCGGAACGCTCTCGCCCGCGCTCTGCGCCGGCTTCGGCGCCGCCGCGGCCTTGCTCGGGGAGGACGATGTCCAGCTTTTGTGGACGATCGCCCGCGAGATGCTGTCCGACTGGACCCTCAACGGCTCGGAGACCCGGCGCTACCACGGCAATCTCAACCTCCGCCGCGACGGCATCGACGCAGCCCGGCTGATCTCGGAGGTGCGTGGAGTGGCCTTTTCCGCCGGCTCGGCCTGCGCCAGCGGCTCGGGCCGGCCGAGCCAAGTCCTCGCCGCGCTCGGCCTCACCGAGCGCGAGGCCCGCTCCTCGATCCGCCTCGGCTTCGGCCGCTATACGAGCGAGGAGGAATTGCGCTCCGCTTTGGCCCTCATCAACGAAGCCGCCGATCGCCAGCCCGGCTTCGCCGCATGA
- a CDS encoding aminotransferase class V-fold PLP-dependent enzyme, which yields MATRIYLDHASTTPILADAAEAIRAACDSWANPSSAHAEGRAVRAAMEDARARIAAALGFEGTLVFTGGATEALEIPLRRAKAGPRIVSSIEHPAILRTVPDARQIAARADGTLDLADLDAALAGADRPLVAVQSVNNETGVIHPIADIAARVKGAGGLLLVDCAQSAGKLPVPQADFAVVAAHKLGGPPGIGALLIRDPATLEAVGGQEGGVRPGTAAVPMIMGFAAAIEADHGWYEEAKRLRARLDAAIRDSGGEIVAEAAPRIATIGAYRMPGVPAAAQMMQLDLAGIAVSAGSACSSGSLKTSHVLLAMGMAEERAREVIRVSFGPRTCEADIDALLAEWRKLYERRRAA from the coding sequence GTGGCCACGCGCATCTATCTCGATCACGCCTCGACCACGCCGATCCTTGCCGACGCGGCCGAGGCGATCCGCGCCGCCTGCGATAGCTGGGCCAATCCGTCCTCGGCCCATGCCGAGGGACGCGCGGTCCGCGCCGCGATGGAGGATGCGCGCGCGCGCATCGCCGCCGCTCTGGGCTTCGAAGGCACCCTGGTCTTCACCGGCGGCGCCACCGAGGCGCTGGAGATCCCGCTTCGCCGCGCCAAGGCGGGGCCGCGGATCGTCTCGTCGATCGAGCATCCGGCGATCCTGCGCACCGTCCCCGACGCGCGCCAGATCGCGGCGCGCGCCGACGGCACGCTCGACCTCGCCGATCTCGATGCGGCCCTCGCGGGCGCCGATCGCCCCTTGGTCGCCGTCCAGTCGGTCAACAACGAGACCGGCGTGATCCACCCGATCGCCGACATCGCCGCGCGGGTGAAGGGGGCGGGCGGGCTGCTGCTCGTCGATTGCGCGCAGAGCGCCGGCAAGCTCCCAGTCCCGCAAGCCGATTTCGCGGTCGTCGCCGCGCACAAGCTCGGCGGCCCGCCGGGGATCGGCGCGCTGCTGATCCGCGATCCCGCGACGCTCGAAGCAGTCGGCGGGCAAGAGGGCGGCGTCCGCCCGGGCACGGCGGCGGTTCCGATGATCATGGGCTTCGCCGCCGCCATCGAGGCCGATCACGGCTGGTACGAGGAAGCGAAGCGCCTGCGCGCCCGGCTCGACGCGGCGATCCGCGATTCCGGCGGCGAGATCGTTGCCGAGGCCGCCCCGCGCATCGCCACGATCGGCGCCTATCGCATGCCGGGCGTCCCCGCCGCCGCGCAGATGATGCAGCTCGATCTCGCCGGAATCGCCGTCTCGGCCGGCAGCGCCTGCTCGTCGGGCAGCCTCAAGACCAGCCACGTCCTCCTCGCCATGGGCATGGCGGAGGAGCGGGCGCGCGAGGTGATCCGGGTGAGCTTCGGCCCGCGGACCTGCGAGGCGGACATCGACGCGCTGCTCGCCGAATGGCGCAAGCTCTACGAGCGCCGCCGGGCGGCGTGA
- a CDS encoding alpha/beta fold hydrolase, with amino-acid sequence MPEVIFPGPEGRLEGRFSPGPRPRAPVALILHPHPQGGGTMNNAIVLALYKTFVRRGFATLRFNFRGVGKSQSVFDNGIGELSDAASALDWVQAIHPEAETTWIAGFSFGAWIGMQLLMRRPEARGFISIAPPANMYDFSFLAPCPSSGIIIQGEADEVVTPLATQKLVDKLRTQRHITIEHKTIPGANHFFAHEMDQLMKAVDDYLDFRLDPSCPIR; translated from the coding sequence ATGCCCGAAGTCATCTTTCCAGGGCCCGAGGGCCGTCTCGAAGGGCGCTTCAGCCCCGGCCCCCGCCCGCGCGCGCCGGTCGCGCTGATCCTCCACCCGCACCCGCAGGGCGGCGGAACGATGAACAACGCGATCGTGCTGGCGCTCTACAAGACCTTCGTTCGGCGCGGCTTCGCCACCTTGCGCTTCAACTTCCGCGGAGTCGGCAAGAGCCAGAGCGTGTTCGACAACGGCATCGGCGAGCTTAGCGACGCGGCGAGCGCGCTCGACTGGGTTCAGGCCATCCATCCCGAGGCGGAGACGACCTGGATCGCCGGCTTCTCCTTCGGCGCGTGGATCGGCATGCAGCTCCTCATGCGCCGGCCCGAGGCGCGCGGCTTCATCTCGATCGCGCCGCCGGCCAACATGTACGATTTCTCGTTCCTCGCCCCCTGCCCCTCCTCGGGAATCATCATCCAGGGCGAGGCGGACGAGGTGGTGACCCCGCTGGCGACCCAGAAGCTGGTCGACAAGCTCCGCACCCAGCGTCACATCACGATCGAGCACAAGACGATCCCGGGCGCCAACCACTTCTTCGCCCACGAGATGGACCAGCTGATGAAGGCGGTCGACGACTATCTCGACTTCCGGCTGGATCCCTCCTGCCCGATCAGGTGA
- a CDS encoding pyridoxal-phosphate dependent enzyme — MVTQTPLLPLDWRGRRLWVKAECLQQGGSFKLRGASNRLALLGEAERRRGVVAFSSGNHAQGVARAARALGISATIVMPADAPAVKVEGTRAAGATIVFFDRATESREEIGARLAAEQGATLVPSFDDVDVIEGQGSVGVEIAEQLGDDPPFVLVPCGGGGLSSGIALALPGSCTMVVEPEGWDDMGRSLALGHIVPVVEPAPPTRCDALQTKLVSPLTFGTLQMVGATALAVSEAEVAAAMLFAFRELRIVAEPGGAVALAALLAGKAGDVPEGSVVVVSGGNVDWAVYAEVLETAATSRVS; from the coding sequence ATCGTCACCCAAACGCCGCTCCTGCCGCTCGATTGGCGTGGCCGGCGCCTCTGGGTGAAGGCCGAATGCCTCCAGCAGGGCGGAAGCTTCAAGCTGCGCGGCGCGAGCAACCGGCTGGCGCTGCTCGGCGAGGCGGAAAGGCGCCGCGGCGTGGTCGCCTTCTCCTCGGGAAACCACGCCCAGGGCGTCGCCCGCGCCGCCCGGGCGCTCGGCATTTCGGCGACGATCGTCATGCCCGCCGACGCCCCCGCGGTGAAGGTCGAGGGCACTCGGGCCGCCGGCGCCACGATCGTCTTCTTCGACCGCGCGACCGAGAGCCGCGAGGAGATCGGCGCGCGCCTCGCGGCCGAGCAGGGCGCGACGCTCGTCCCCTCGTTCGACGATGTCGACGTAATCGAAGGGCAGGGCAGCGTAGGGGTCGAGATCGCCGAGCAGCTCGGCGACGATCCCCCCTTTGTGCTCGTGCCGTGCGGCGGCGGCGGCCTCTCCTCCGGAATTGCGCTTGCGCTGCCCGGCTCGTGCACGATGGTCGTGGAGCCCGAAGGGTGGGACGACATGGGCCGCTCGCTCGCGCTCGGGCATATCGTGCCGGTTGTCGAGCCTGCTCCACCGACGCGCTGCGATGCGCTCCAGACCAAGCTCGTCTCGCCGCTCACCTTCGGCACCCTGCAGATGGTCGGCGCGACGGCGCTGGCCGTGAGCGAGGCCGAAGTCGCCGCGGCGATGCTGTTCGCCTTCCGCGAGCTCAGGATCGTCGCCGAGCCCGGCGGAGCGGTCGCGCTGGCGGCTTTGCTCGCGGGCAAGGCGGGCGACGTGCCCGAGGGCAGCGTCGTCGTCGTCTCAGGCGGGAATGTCGATTGGGCGGTTTATGCGGAGGTGCTGGAGACGGCCGCGACGAGCCGCGTCAGCTGA
- a CDS encoding type III PLP-dependent enzyme, with amino-acid sequence MHKHHSALGLATAPSGAACGAELAKLRPVQPVTLIRPHAARRAARFFVEKFPGRSLYAVKANPSPELLKVLWEAGVTHYDVASIAEVRLVAETLPGAVLCFMHPVKAEEAIAEAYHVHGVRTFSLDTEDELEKIVDATATGGVAASDLNLLVRIRVSSDHSKLSLASKFGAEPNEMKSLLMATRQAADALGICFHVGSQAMTPAAYAEAMERVRAAIVEAAVTVDIVDVGGGFPSWYPGMEPPPLETYFEVIHKAFEDLPVSYSSELWCEPGRALCAEYASLVVRVEKRRGDTLYINDGAYGALFDAAHIGWRFPVKLLREGGSNAKDMPFSFYGPTCDDLDHMAGPFLLPSDVQAGDYVEIGMLGAYGCAMRTGFNGFGSDMRVVAGDEPMATLYGAAEAERAVPSNVVTL; translated from the coding sequence TTGCACAAGCATCATAGCGCGCTGGGGCTAGCGACCGCCCCGTCCGGAGCCGCCTGCGGCGCCGAACTCGCCAAGCTGCGCCCGGTGCAGCCTGTCACGCTGATTCGCCCGCACGCCGCGCGGCGCGCCGCCCGATTCTTCGTCGAGAAGTTTCCGGGCCGCTCGCTCTATGCGGTGAAGGCCAATCCGTCGCCGGAACTGCTCAAGGTCCTGTGGGAAGCGGGAGTCACGCATTACGACGTCGCATCGATCGCCGAGGTGCGCCTGGTCGCCGAGACGCTGCCCGGGGCGGTGCTGTGCTTCATGCACCCGGTGAAGGCCGAGGAGGCGATCGCCGAGGCCTATCACGTCCATGGCGTGCGCACCTTCAGCCTCGACACCGAGGACGAGCTGGAGAAGATCGTCGATGCGACGGCGACCGGCGGTGTCGCGGCCAGCGACCTCAACCTGCTGGTGCGAATTCGCGTCTCCTCCGATCATTCCAAGCTAAGCCTCGCCTCCAAGTTCGGCGCCGAGCCGAACGAGATGAAGTCGCTGCTGATGGCCACCCGCCAGGCGGCGGACGCGCTCGGCATCTGCTTCCACGTCGGCAGCCAGGCGATGACCCCGGCGGCCTATGCCGAGGCGATGGAGCGCGTTCGCGCGGCGATCGTCGAGGCGGCGGTGACCGTCGACATCGTCGACGTCGGCGGCGGCTTTCCCTCCTGGTATCCCGGCATGGAGCCCCCGCCGCTGGAGACCTATTTCGAGGTCATCCACAAGGCGTTCGAAGACCTGCCGGTCTCTTATTCGTCGGAGCTGTGGTGCGAGCCCGGCCGGGCGCTCTGCGCCGAATATGCGAGCCTGGTCGTGCGCGTCGAGAAGCGCCGCGGCGACACGCTGTACATCAACGACGGGGCCTATGGCGCGCTGTTCGACGCCGCGCATATCGGCTGGCGCTTCCCGGTGAAGCTGCTCCGCGAGGGGGGATCGAACGCGAAGGACATGCCGTTCAGCTTCTACGGGCCGACCTGCGACGACCTCGACCATATGGCCGGGCCGTTCCTTCTGCCTTCGGACGTCCAGGCCGGCGACTATGTCGAGATCGGAATGCTCGGCGCCTATGGCTGCGCGATGCGGACCGGCTTCAACGGCTTCGGCTCGGACATGCGCGTCGTCGCCGGGGACGAGCCGATGGCGACGCTCTACGGGGCTGCCGAGGCGGAACGGGCGGTTCCTTCGAACGTCGTTACGCTGTAA